Part of the Flavobacterium alkalisoli genome is shown below.
GGCATAAGGCAGATGTACTTATCCATAATGCAGGGGCTCTTATTCATAAGCCGTTTACCCAAATAACTTCTCAGGAATTTGAATATATCTATAAGGTAAATGTTTTTGGTGTAGCTGCCTTAAACAGGGTAGTGCTGCCTTATATGAAAAGCGGAGCGCATGTTATTACAATCAGTAGTATGGGTGGTGTTCAGGGAACAGTAAAGTTTGCGGGGCTTTCAGCCTACAGTTCCAGTAAAGGGGCTGTAATAACATTATCTGAGCTTTTGGCAGAGGAGTATAAAGAGGCTGGTATTGCCTTTAATGTTCTGGCTCTTGGTGCTGTTAATACAGAGATGCTACAAGAGGCGTTTCCGGGTTATGAAGCACCACTTTCGGCAGCTGATATGGCCAATTATATTTATGATTTTGCTTTAACAGGAAATAAATACTTTAACGGCAAAGTGCTGGAAGTATCTTCGAGCACCCCATAAAAGAAATTATAAGTGAAGCATATTATTGACCCTTATTTGCCGGAACATGCTGTTGATAGTGTTTTTGAAATGATAAAACATTATGGGGTTCATCTTAAGATTGTAAACGAAAGGGTTACCCGTCATGGTGATTACAGGAGAGATGCCAATGGATATCATCAGATAACGGTAAACTCAAGCCTTAACAAATACAGGTTCCTTATAACGCTGGTGCATGAAATTGCCCATTTGGCGGCTTTTGAAAAGTTTGGCAGAAACATAAAACCTCATGGTGAGGAATGGAAGGCTACATTTCAGCGACTGATGGTTCCTTATATACGTCCTGAAATATTTCCGCCGCAGTTATTGCCGCTTCTTGCAAGGCATTTCAGAAACCCGAAAGCAAGTAGCGATACTGATGCAACGCTCTCAATTGCGTTGAAGCAATTTGATGAGAAGTCAGATAAAAATTATATTTTTGAAATTCCTTACGGTAGTCATTTCCGCATATACAACGGTAAGATTTTCAGGAAAGGGGCACAAAGGGTTAAGCGTTTTGAATGTATGGAGGTTAGCACCGGAAGGGTATATCTCTTTAATCCAAATGCCGAAGTGGAATTGCTGCCTCATTAATTGTTAAATTGAGGATAAAGCATTTTGAAATTGATTTATAAAATAAAAACTTTACATAAATAAAAACGATTGCCAATATAATGAACAAAAATTATTATGCTGTTTTAATGGCGGGGGGTGTAGGTTCTCGTTTTTGGCCTGTTAGTACTGTACAGTTTCCTAAGCAGTTTCATGATATGCTGGGTACTGGGGAAACACTTATACAAAAAACTTTCAGCAGGCTTTCAAAATTAATCCCTAAAGAAAACATACTTGTACTTACAAACGATATATACAATGATCTTGTTTTAGAGCAGTTGCCCGATCTTTGTCAGGATCAGGTAGTGCTTGAGCCGGCCATGAGAAATACGGCTCCGTGTATTTTGTATGCTACCTTAAAAATAAAAAAACTTAATCCCGATGCCGTTATGGTGGTGGCGCCAAGCGACCACTGGATTGAGGATGAAAATGCTTTTTTGGATAACCTTCAAAAAGCTTTTGATTGTGCCCTTAAACAGGAGGTTTTAATGACTTTGGGTATTCAGCCTACTTTCCCTAATACAGGATATGGTTACATAGAATTTAATAAACAGGATACTAATCTTATTAAAAAGGTTTCTCAGTTTAGGGAAAAGCCGGACTATGCAACTGCAAAAACGTTTTTAAGCAGCGGTAACTTTTTATGGAACGCCGGTATTTTTATCTGGACGGTAGAGGCAGTTTTAAATGCGTTTAGAAAGTTTCAGCCTCAAATGTACCAGTTGTTTAAAGAGGGTTACAATCATTATAATAATCCTGAAGAGAAAGAGTTTATTGAAGAGAATTATACCAAGGCAGATAATATTTCCATTGACTATGCATTAATGGAAAATGCCGAAAACGTATATGTGCTTCCTGCTTCTTTCGACTGGAATGATTTAGGTACCTGGGGCTCACTACATGAAAAACTGGGAAAGGATGAAAATAATAATGCAGTTGTAAATGCAAGGGTTTTTCTTGAAAATGCTACAAATAATATTATCCGTACAGATAATGATAAAACAGTTGTTATAGATGGTCTTGATAATTACATTGTTGTAGACAGGGATGATATACTGCTTATCTATCCAAAAGAAAAAGAGCAGGAAATTAAAAAAATCACTGCTATTGTTACTAAGAATAAATAGCAGCTGTAGCAGGCACTGTTAAATTTAACTTTTTTTTAAGTAATTTATTTTCAATAAACTATCTTTATTCGTCAGGATATTAATAGTGCTGAAAAAGAATTGCTAGTCTGGGATAAAACATAATGTTTATCCTGTATTTTTTTCGATTAGTAAGATATGTTACTAGTCGATTTTTTTTGTCCGGAAGTTTCATCTTTTCGGATAAGCACTTTTATAAACCTCGTTTTTATTAAGGATAGCCAATAGGATTTTCGTTTTTATTGATAATCAATATGTATGGCTTTATGTTGTTTTATGAAGCATGGAGTTTAGGGTAAATTGAGAAGGAAATTACAACTATTTAAGGAGTATAGGCATCTTAATAAGTAAGGCTGTAATGCTGTTGAATTAAAGCAATACAGTTTTAAAACGAATTTCCGGAAAAATACAGGTAGTTCAGTTAGAATCTGCCGGTATGTAAGAATAAACCAAACCGCTATATAATGAACATAGACCTTACTTTGAGGCGATTGCTTTTTACGTTTTCGCTCTTAATGTTTAGTATGGCAACTTTTGCCCAATTGCCCAATTTTACCTTAACAGTTACTCCTACACCGCAAACCTGTTTGGGTAACGGAATGCTTGGTTTTTCTGTTTCCGGTACTAATCCTTCGGCAAGTATGGACTATACCGTATATCTTTTACCCGATACCACTACCCCTGTAGGTGTAACCACCTCTTCATTTTTAGGTAGTTTGAGTGCAGGAGATTATATGGTTGTTGCAACACAATCTTTAGGCGGTAATTCTAATACTCAAACTGCATCAGTTACCATAATAGATCAGGTGATTGCATTAAACTATCTTCTTCAAACGGTTAGGGTGAGATGTGGTGCAGACGGGAAAATAACTGTAAATGTATTAACAGGAACAGCAGTTTCTTACGAAATAATATCCGGTCCCGTAACAAGACCGTTACAGCCGTCAAATGTATTTAATAACCTGCCTATAGGTTTATACCAGGTAAGGGTGCATGATAACTGCGGGAATGCGGTTGTTGTGTCTGTACAGCTTACTGCGGAAACACCTACAATGTCGTTAGATCCTTTTACAGCTTTTTTAGATCCTTTGCCTGACTGTAATACTATAACGATTCAAAATACTATTCCGGA
Proteins encoded:
- a CDS encoding mannose-1-phosphate guanylyltransferase, yielding MNKNYYAVLMAGGVGSRFWPVSTVQFPKQFHDMLGTGETLIQKTFSRLSKLIPKENILVLTNDIYNDLVLEQLPDLCQDQVVLEPAMRNTAPCILYATLKIKKLNPDAVMVVAPSDHWIEDENAFLDNLQKAFDCALKQEVLMTLGIQPTFPNTGYGYIEFNKQDTNLIKKVSQFREKPDYATAKTFLSSGNFLWNAGIFIWTVEAVLNAFRKFQPQMYQLFKEGYNHYNNPEEKEFIEENYTKADNISIDYALMENAENVYVLPASFDWNDLGTWGSLHEKLGKDENNNAVVNARVFLENATNNIIRTDNDKTVVIDGLDNYIVVDRDDILLIYPKEKEQEIKKITAIVTKNK
- a CDS encoding SDR family NAD(P)-dependent oxidoreductase, whose translation is MKNIIITGTSRGIGYELALQFANAGHQVLAISRKVPQAFIENQNISCLAVDISEEGNLQKVDDFIANTWHKADVLIHNAGALIHKPFTQITSQEFEYIYKVNVFGVAALNRVVLPYMKSGAHVITISSMGGVQGTVKFAGLSAYSSSKGAVITLSELLAEEYKEAGIAFNVLALGAVNTEMLQEAFPGYEAPLSAADMANYIYDFALTGNKYFNGKVLEVSSSTP
- a CDS encoding SprT-like domain-containing protein, which codes for MKHIIDPYLPEHAVDSVFEMIKHYGVHLKIVNERVTRHGDYRRDANGYHQITVNSSLNKYRFLITLVHEIAHLAAFEKFGRNIKPHGEEWKATFQRLMVPYIRPEIFPPQLLPLLARHFRNPKASSDTDATLSIALKQFDEKSDKNYIFEIPYGSHFRIYNGKIFRKGAQRVKRFECMEVSTGRVYLFNPNAEVELLPH